The proteins below are encoded in one region of Salvelinus fontinalis isolate EN_2023a chromosome 10, ASM2944872v1, whole genome shotgun sequence:
- the LOC129864079 gene encoding hamartin-like, with product MAREQPNVGDLLPLLESSDIHQLEEIKGLINENLSTERGAMLLNGLVDYFLETNSAQAIHILSSVREPHDKHLLDKMNECMTKQACRLPTLTLLGHVVRKQPSWIHKIARYPLLLSLLKCLKTDLDVVVLITGVLVLITLLPMIPQAGKQHLYEFFDIFGRLASWNLKNPGHISEVYLIHLHASIYSLFHRLYGMYPCNFVSYLRSHYNMKENVDTFEEVVKPMLEHVRIHPELVTGTKDHELDPTRWKKFEIHDIVIECAKVSLDPKEASCEEGYATMPGNFYPHPELRPQESVSSPYTDFLNSYGSSSSTPFSTPHQPLAPPLSLAPLPGTQSLYRSPQTSRSQNSSCELDSTCGVKELWSPSSLCGMATPPSSRGMSPNQELSHSASHLPGHRVHSTSGGKGTPASSTPATSSPPHTPSDFPIIPLLSNTTSPPQKDGHPVEAAKHSLVRQEPIRDPEKGGEVINRDVGGGEIVSMTLSVFMKEHELQQRTEREETAISEELLKITEDKRDLAGLRGFDSLFYRTTETLTGTQEKPLLNPPLGGPVPPRDPHNAVSTSDNALENTQGAIGGDGDSSRGSALDQSWSIEPVCSFSPIQHHLHQSLSALEDEVAKFGGLFSPSRPMKNPSLPYEALFDLALPRAASLFVGRRTSEARGRAALERLCQRQEGLEDREEEGEGMVSASPLEVLDHLVQQGSDTHDKVLKRLPLPSKSADWTHFGGSAPLDELHTLRSQLLLLHSQLLYERYKREQHAVRNRRLLRRVISATALEEQNNAMKDQLDLQSVDVVTLKESLQVEQQRCRQLWDDRETVVTRLHSQVRQLQQGRDDYYTKNQELQSQLNEYQKKMTDLEADLQRANNKVCHTGHLLNQMTIKLSTSESTQQQMSFLNKQLLLLGEAHKLDVLQQQHTGSDNTKEAQMVQASWGKEVERLRQSLLQQGQKLEAAQQRVGELETQLTKKEHLIEEQKKFLEDVKGQAKGELQASESRYQAQRRATQLLQTELLHLYSRLEMEGHACLTTASAAGGSSTDPGPPIDSSIMEPDGPVTLGTNEWSDDSRTSQSPRGNGSTLLPGQPKANNPPKASPVNSASSTQDIPPPLLVEPSFFCPHAPLATPLPPDAAPLTVGSYPSANSFLGMRARELFRNKSESQCDEEPPHLAGLSQGLKTELCVEPLFPPLGNALTCPVSVPTLAPVPAPTLATVPDSIVGAPLTVPAKEHPPETRQRAIKQESPRRKMGGARGGEAAAASAAQPKQQFRIMDYNETQQEHS from the exons ATGGCGAGAGAGCAGCCCAACGTAGGggacctcctccctctcctggagTCCTCTGACATCCACCAACTGGAGGAGATTAAAGGCCTTATCAATGAGAATCTCAGCACTG AGCGAGGGGCCATGCTGCTGAATGGACTGGTGGACTACTTCCTGGAGACTAATTCGGCCCAGGCCATTCATATTCTCTCCTCTGTCAGAGAGCCACATGATAAG CACCTACTGGACAAGATGAACGAGTGTATGACCAAACAGGCCTGCCGGCTGCCTACCCTCACCCTGCTAGGCCACGTGGTCCGCAAGCAGCCTTCCTGGATCCACAAGATCGCCCGCTACCCTCTGCTTCTCTCACTGCTTAAATGCCTCAAG ACGGATTTAGACGTGGTGGTCCTCATAACTGGAGTCCTGGTGTTGATCACTCTGCTCCCCATGATCCCCCAGGCTGGCAAACAACACCTGTATGAGTTCTTTGACATCTTTGGTCGCCTGGCTTCCTGGAACCTGAAGAACCCAG GGCACATCTCCGAGGTGTACCTCATCCACCTACACGCTAGTATCTACTCGCTTTTCCACCGTCTCTACGGCATGTACCCCTGCAACTTTGTGTCCTACCTGCGCTCCCACTACAACATGAAGGAGAACGTGGACACCTTTGAGGAAGTGGTGAAG CCAATGCTGGAACATGTCCGTATACATCCAGAACTAGTGACTGGAACTAAAGACCATGAGCTTGATCCCACCAG GTGGAAGAAGTTTGAGATTCATGACATCGTTATAGAGTGTGCCAAAGTGTCTCTGGACCCCAAGGAGGCGTCGTGTGAGGAGGGCTATGCGACCATGCCCGGGAACTTCTACCCCCACCCGGAGCTTCGCCCACAAGAGTCTGTCTCCAGCCCCTACACAGACTTCCTCAACAGCTATG GAAGCTCCTCTTCAACCCCTTTCTCTACCCCCCACCAGCCACTGGCACCTCCCTTGTCCCTGGCCCCTCTCCCAGGGACACAGTCCTTGTATCGCAGCCCCCAGACATCCAGAAGTCAG AACTCTAGCTGTGAACTCGACTCCACCTGTGGGGTAAAGGAACTTTGGAgtccctcctccctgtgtggcaTGGCCACTCCCCCTTCCTCTAGGGGCATGTCACCCAACCAAGAGCTCTCCCATAGTGCCTCTCACCTCCCAGGCCACCGCGTCCACAGCACATCAG GTGGCAAAGGCACGCCTGCCTCCAGCACTCCTGCCACCTCCTCCCCACCCCACACCCCCTCTGATTTCCCTATCATCCCCCTGCTCTCCAACACCACCAGTCCACCACAGAAG GATGGTCACCCTGTAGAAGCAGCCAAACACAGCCTGGTGAGGCAGGAACCAATCAGAGATCCTGAAAAAGGGGGAGAAGTCATCAACAGAG ATGTAGGTGGTGGTGAGATCGTTTCCATGACGCTGTCAGTCTTTATGAAGGAGCATGAGCTTCAGCAGAGGACCGAGAGGGAAGAGA CTGCCATCTCAGAGGAGCTCCTGAAAATCACGGAGGACAAGCGGGACTTGGCCGGCCTAAGGGGCTTTGATTCCCTGTTCTACCGCACCACCGAGACCCTGACAGGTACCCAGGAGAAGCCCCTGCTCAACCCCCCACTGGGCGGCCCCGTGCCGCCCCGGGACCCCCACAATGCTGTGTCGACCTCAGACAATGCACTGGAGAATACCCAGGGGGCTATtggtggagatggagacagtagTAGGGGCTCGGCCCTGGACCAGTCCTGGTCTATTGAACCTGTGTGTTCTTTCAGCCCCATCCAACACCATCTCCACCAGAGCCTCTCTGCCCTGGAGGACGAGGTGGCCAAGTTCGGTGGCCTTTTCTCGCCAAGCCGCCCAATGAAGAACCCCTCCCTGCCCTATGAGGCCCTGTTTGACCTGGCTCTGCCCCGGGCTGCATCCCTCTTCGTTGGGAGGAGGACGTCGGAAGCCCGGGGCAGAGCTGCCCTGGAGAGGCTGTGCCAGCGGCAGGAGGgactggaggacagggaggaggagggcgAGGGGATGGTGTCTGCTTCCCCCCTGGAGGTGCTAGATCACCTTGTTCAGCAGGGCAGCGACACCCACGACAAGGTGCTCAAGAG ATTACCTTTGCCAAGCAAGTCAGCTGACTGGACACATTTTGGAG GCTCTGCTCCGCTGGACGAGCTGCACACGTTGCGTAGCCAGCTGCTCCTGCTGCACAGCCAGCTGCTGTACGAGCGCTACAAGAGGGAGCAGCACGCCGTCCGCAACCGACGACTACTGCGACGCGTCATCAGCGCCACTGCACTGGAAGAGCAGAACAACGCTATG AAGGACCAGCTGGACCTGCAGAGTGTGGACGTGGTGACTCTGAAGGAGAGTCTGCAGGTGGAGCAGCAGCGCTGCAGACAGCTGTGGGATGACAGAGAGACCGTGGTCACCAGACTACACAGCCAGGTCCGCCAGCTACAGCAAGGCCGGGACGACTACTACACCAAGAACCAGGAACTGCAG AGTCAGTTGAATGAGTATCAGAAGAAGATGACTGACCTGGAGGCAGACCTACAGAGAGCCAACAACAAGGTGTGTCACACAGGGCACCTTCTCAACCAGATGACCATCAAG CTGAGCACCAGTGAGAGCACCCAGCAGCAGATGAGTTTCTTGAACAAGCAGCTGCTGCTCCTGGGGGAGGCCCACAAGCTGGATGTACTGCAGCAGCAGCATACGGGCTCAGACAACACCAAG GAGGCCCAGATGGTGCAGGCGTCCTGGGGGAAGGAGGTTGAGAGGCTGAGGCAGAGCCTGCTGCAGCAGGGCCAGAAGCTGGAGGCAGCGCAGCAGAGGGTGGGCGAGCTGGAGACTCAGCTCACCAAGAAGGAACACCTCATCGAGGAGCAGAAGAAGTTCCTGGAGGATGTCAAGGGCCAGGCCAA GGGTGAGCTGCAGGCGTCAGAGAGCAGGTACCAGGCCCAGAGGAGAGCGACGCAGCTCCTGCAAACGGAGCTGCTGCACCTCTATAGCAGGCTAGAGATGGAGGGTCATGCCTGCCTTACCACAGCCTCAGCAGCAGGGGGCAGCAGTACCGATCCTGGCCCTCCTATAGACTCTAG TATCATGGAACCAGATGGACCTGTCACATTGGGGACCAATGAGTGGTCTGATGACAGCAGAACATCTCAGTCCCCACGGGGCAACGGCAGCACTTTATTGCCAGGGCAACCAAAGGCGAACAACCCACCCAAAGCGTCCCCTGTCAACTCCGCCAGCAGCACCCAGGACATCCCCCCGCCTCTCCTTGTGGAGCCCTCTTTTTTCTGTCCCCATGCTCCCCTGGCCACCCCGCTGCCCCCTGACGCCGCCCCCCTCACCGTTGGCTCCTACCCCAGCGCCAACAGCTTCCTGGGCATGAGGGCGCGGGAGCTGTTCCGGAACAAGAGCGAAAGCCAGTGTGACGAGGAGCCCCCCCACCTGGCCGGCCTTTCACAGGGCCTGAAGACTGAGCTGTGTGTGGAGCCCTTATTTCCCCCACTGGGGAATGCTCTGacatgtcctgtctctgtccctacccttgcccctgtccctgcccctacCCTTGCCACTGTCCCTGACTCTATAGTAGGGGCCCCTCTCACTGTGCCTGCCAAGGAGCACCCGCCTGAAACCAGGCAAAGGGCTATCAAGCAGGAGAGTCCTAGGAGGAAAATGGGAGGAGCAAGGGGAGGGGAAGCGGCAGCGGCCAGCGCAGCACAACCCAAACAGCAATTTAGGATTATGGACTACAACGAAACACAACAAGAGCACAGTTAA